From a single Nostoc sp. MS1 genomic region:
- the bioF gene encoding 8-amino-7-oxononanoate synthase, producing MTDPYAWLQNSLLTIHRADWYRSVQTIHGRPGATVFLAGQEVINFASNDYLGLAGDERLIGAAVAATQEFGTGSTGSRLLSGHRELHRDLERAIASLKQTQDAVVFSSGYLANIGAIAALVGKRDLIFSDQYNHSSLKNGAILSGATIIEYAHCDVTQLRNQLLQQRQNYRRCLILTDTVFSMDGDLCPLPELLDLAEEFSCMLLVDEAHATGVMGKTGAGCVEHFGCTGRQLIQVGTLSKALGSLGGYVAGSHTLIDYLRNRAPSWIYTTALSPADTAAALAAINIVKQEPQHRIQLWHNVNYLKKLLQELPSLKLLPSASPILCFQLPTATEALQVGKQLKEAGIFAPAIRPPTVPTSRIRISLMATHQEAHIERLVAVLAELLSVDG from the coding sequence ATGACAGACCCCTATGCTTGGTTACAAAATTCACTTTTAACCATTCATCGGGCAGACTGGTATCGTTCAGTGCAAACAATACATGGTCGTCCAGGGGCAACTGTATTTTTAGCGGGGCAGGAGGTAATTAATTTTGCTAGTAACGATTACTTGGGATTGGCTGGGGATGAACGACTGATAGGGGCGGCTGTAGCAGCTACTCAAGAATTTGGAACTGGTAGCACTGGTTCAAGATTACTCAGTGGACATAGGGAATTACATAGAGATTTAGAAAGAGCGATCGCATCTTTAAAACAAACCCAAGATGCGGTAGTGTTTAGTTCTGGGTATTTAGCAAATATTGGTGCGATCGCCGCTTTAGTTGGTAAGCGCGATTTAATATTCTCCGATCAATATAATCATTCGAGTTTAAAAAATGGGGCAATTCTCAGTGGCGCGACAATTATCGAATATGCCCACTGTGATGTCACCCAACTGAGAAACCAATTGCTTCAGCAACGACAAAACTATCGACGTTGTTTAATTTTGACAGATACCGTCTTCAGTATGGATGGGGATTTATGCCCTTTGCCAGAACTGTTGGATTTGGCTGAAGAATTTAGCTGTATGCTGCTAGTTGATGAAGCTCATGCTACTGGAGTCATGGGTAAAACGGGCGCTGGGTGCGTAGAACATTTTGGTTGTACAGGTAGACAATTAATTCAAGTCGGTACTTTGAGTAAAGCCCTTGGTAGTTTGGGCGGATATGTAGCTGGAAGCCATACCTTAATTGACTATTTACGTAATCGCGCCCCAAGCTGGATTTACACCACAGCCTTATCACCCGCAGATACAGCCGCAGCTTTAGCAGCTATTAATATAGTTAAACAAGAACCACAACACCGGATACAGTTGTGGCATAACGTTAATTACTTAAAAAAATTATTACAGGAATTACCCAGCCTGAAATTACTGCCATCAGCATCGCCAATACTATGTTTTCAGTTACCTACTGCAACTGAAGCGCTACAAGTCGGCAAACAACTAAAAGAAGCGGGAATTTTTGCCCCGGCTATTCGTCCTCCCACAGTCCCAACAAGTCGCATCAGAATATCCTTAATGGCAACTCATCAAGAAGCACATATAGAAAGGTTAGTTGCAGTTTTGGCAGAATTGTT
- the ruvA gene encoding Holliday junction branch migration protein RuvA, translated as MISYLKGIVAGIQNVGTNRVILTLEVNGMGYDLQVPQRLAKQLPTTGDLVQIFTHYQVREEVPLLYGFSSPAERDLFRHLLSVSGVGASLAIALLDTLELPDLVQAIIAANIQILIQAPGVGKKIAERICLELKAKLIEWRKSAGFFVATEGPAPGILEEVQMTLFALGYTAHEVSHALHVVSEDIGLPKDAYVEDWIKQAIAHLSSSEQVSP; from the coding sequence ATGATTAGCTATCTTAAAGGTATCGTCGCCGGTATTCAAAACGTAGGCACAAATCGCGTTATCCTCACTTTAGAAGTGAACGGGATGGGGTACGATTTGCAAGTTCCCCAACGCCTAGCCAAGCAATTACCTACAACTGGAGATTTAGTCCAAATCTTCACCCATTACCAAGTCCGGGAAGAAGTACCCTTACTGTATGGTTTCTCCTCCCCAGCCGAGCGTGATTTATTCCGTCATCTATTGTCCGTTAGTGGTGTAGGTGCATCTTTAGCGATCGCCCTCTTAGACACTCTGGAACTACCAGATTTAGTCCAAGCCATCATCGCGGCTAACATCCAAATCCTCATTCAAGCCCCAGGCGTAGGCAAAAAAATTGCTGAACGCATCTGTTTGGAACTCAAAGCCAAACTCATCGAATGGCGCAAATCAGCAGGTTTCTTCGTAGCCACAGAAGGCCCTGCCCCTGGTATTCTCGAAGAAGTGCAAATGACCCTATTTGCCTTGGGATACACCGCCCATGAAGTCAGCCACGCCCTACACGTCGTCAGCGAAGATATCGGATTACCCAAAGATGCCTATGTAGAAGATTGGATCAAACAAGCGATCGCACATCTCAGCAGTAGTGAGCAAGTTAGTCCATAG
- a CDS encoding sucrose-phosphate phosphatase translates to MKPFLFVTDLDHTLVGNDAALVQLSQLLTQHRQEYGTKIVYATGRSPVLYKELQEAKNLIEPDALVLSVGTEIYLDGSGNPDSGWSEILADGWNQEIVLSVTRQFPELVMQPESEQRPFKASFFLHEEAAFRILPKLEAELQKYELNIKLIYSSGIDLDIVPLNSDKGQAMQFLRQKWEFAAERTVVCGDSGNDIALFAVGNERGIIVGNARPELLQWHSEYPADHRYLAKNFCAGGIIEGLQYFGFLE, encoded by the coding sequence ATGAAACCATTTCTTTTTGTCACTGACTTGGATCATACTTTGGTGGGTAATGATGCAGCCTTAGTCCAACTGAGCCAATTACTGACGCAGCATCGCCAAGAATACGGCACGAAGATAGTTTATGCTACTGGGCGATCGCCTGTTCTCTATAAAGAGCTTCAAGAGGCAAAAAATCTCATAGAACCGGATGCTTTAGTCCTGTCTGTAGGTACGGAGATTTATCTTGATGGTAGTGGAAACCCGGATTCTGGATGGTCAGAAATTCTTGCTGATGGTTGGAATCAGGAAATAGTGTTATCAGTAACTAGGCAATTTCCTGAATTAGTTATGCAACCAGAATCAGAACAACGCCCTTTTAAAGCGAGCTTTTTTCTGCATGAAGAGGCTGCATTCCGCATTCTACCTAAACTTGAAGCAGAATTACAAAAATATGAACTAAATATAAAGTTAATTTATAGTAGCGGTATAGACCTTGACATTGTACCATTAAACAGCGATAAAGGTCAGGCAATGCAGTTTCTTCGTCAAAAGTGGGAATTTGCAGCAGAAAGAACAGTTGTCTGTGGTGATTCAGGTAATGATATTGCTTTGTTCGCTGTGGGCAACGAAAGGGGGATCATAGTCGGGAATGCCCGACCAGAGTTGCTTCAGTGGCACAGTGAGTATCCCGCAGACCATCGCTACCTGGCAAAAAACTTTTGTGCAGGTGGAATTATTGAAGGCTTACAATACTTTGGTTTTCTAGAATGA
- the xseB gene encoding exodeoxyribonuclease VII small subunit, protein MVKRKNASNPDGETDWNYETKVAEIEAIITRIESGELELETVFNEFANAVQYLRQCETFLQQRQQQVDLLIETLSDE, encoded by the coding sequence ATGGTGAAACGTAAAAATGCTTCTAATCCTGATGGTGAGACCGATTGGAATTATGAAACGAAGGTTGCAGAAATAGAAGCAATAATTACTCGCATCGAATCAGGAGAATTAGAATTAGAAACAGTTTTTAACGAATTTGCTAATGCTGTCCAATATTTGCGCCAATGCGAGACTTTTTTACAACAGCGACAGCAACAGGTAGATTTGTTAATTGAAACTTTGAGTGATGAGTAA